A stretch of the Gemmatimonas aurantiaca genome encodes the following:
- a CDS encoding EamA family transporter, with protein MTTSGNWFLWAALSAVFAALTTIFAKIGVQGVDADLATLIRTVIILLVLSVFVAVAGKWSNPLDLSSRTWFYLGLSGLATGASWVCYFRALQNGDASKVAPVDKFSLVLVAVFAFAVLGERPSMREWVGIALVAGGVLILALKR; from the coding sequence ATGACGACATCGGGCAACTGGTTCCTCTGGGCCGCGCTGTCCGCGGTGTTTGCCGCACTGACGACCATTTTCGCCAAGATCGGCGTGCAGGGAGTCGACGCCGATCTCGCGACACTCATCCGCACGGTCATCATCCTGCTGGTGCTGTCGGTATTCGTCGCCGTCGCCGGAAAATGGAGCAATCCACTCGACCTGTCGTCGCGGACCTGGTTTTACCTGGGACTGTCCGGTCTGGCCACCGGCGCCTCATGGGTGTGTTACTTCCGCGCTCTGCAGAACGGCGACGCATCGAAGGTTGCCCCGGTGGACAAATTCAGCCTCGTCCTCGTCGCCGTCTTCGCGTTTGCCGTCCTCGGAGAGCGTCCATCGATGCGCGAGTGGGTCGGCATTGCCCTGGTCGCCGGTGGCGTGCTGATCCTGGCGTTGAAGAGGTAA
- a CDS encoding kelch repeat-containing protein has product MLARLASRIVPTLCPILFIASASSSTSNSPAKPVIRPVATLHTARAAHTATTLLSGQVLLTGGMADGGGSLASAELFDPAGDTLQQLPPLSQRRAGHTATRLPDGRVLLAGGYNGEYLASIEMFEPSTRRFREVGSLMVGRSGHTATLLPDGRVLFIGGVGEGWAFLASAEVYDPETGRSESVGPMHVPREGHTATLLGDGRVLVVGGHAGRRQNMVVHASAEVFQPRTNRFVQAGMLRMARHKHDAARLPDGRVLIIGGADRTDRTYYASTEIYDPGAATFEPGPSMAHRRYKITGTSMVLPGGNVLVTSGARVAEVFDVAGRTFREVAGALPDTYHFAASAMLTDGDVVITGGYSNNIRNTAGVWRFRYR; this is encoded by the coding sequence ATGCTTGCCCGTCTCGCGTCGAGAATCGTCCCCACGTTGTGTCCGATACTGTTCATTGCGTCCGCTTCCTCTTCCACATCGAACTCCCCAGCGAAGCCGGTCATCCGGCCGGTTGCCACACTGCACACGGCCCGCGCCGCGCACACGGCCACCACACTGCTTTCGGGTCAGGTGCTGTTGACGGGGGGCATGGCGGATGGCGGCGGCAGCCTGGCCAGCGCGGAACTGTTCGACCCGGCGGGAGACACGCTGCAGCAACTGCCTCCTCTCTCGCAGCGCAGGGCCGGACACACGGCTACGCGGCTTCCTGATGGCCGCGTGCTGCTCGCGGGTGGTTACAACGGGGAATATCTCGCATCCATCGAGATGTTCGAACCCTCCACGCGCCGCTTCCGTGAAGTGGGTTCGCTGATGGTGGGGAGAAGTGGCCATACGGCGACGCTGCTGCCCGATGGACGAGTGTTGTTCATCGGCGGTGTGGGAGAGGGCTGGGCTTTTCTCGCCAGCGCGGAGGTGTACGATCCGGAAACCGGCCGCAGCGAGTCCGTGGGGCCGATGCATGTCCCCCGCGAGGGGCACACCGCGACGTTGCTCGGGGATGGCCGTGTGCTCGTCGTGGGCGGCCATGCCGGGCGTCGTCAGAATATGGTGGTCCATGCGAGTGCGGAGGTCTTTCAACCCCGGACCAATCGATTCGTGCAGGCGGGTATGCTCCGCATGGCGCGGCACAAACACGACGCGGCCAGGCTGCCGGATGGCCGGGTATTGATCATCGGTGGAGCAGACCGGACCGATCGTACCTACTACGCATCCACCGAGATCTACGATCCCGGGGCCGCGACGTTCGAGCCCGGACCCTCGATGGCTCATCGTCGATACAAGATCACCGGCACATCGATGGTGCTGCCCGGAGGCAATGTGCTGGTGACGTCGGGAGCGCGGGTTGCCGAAGTCTTCGACGTTGCCGGCAGGACCTTTCGTGAAGTGGCCGGCGCTCTTCCCGACACCTATCATTTTGCGGCGAGTGCCATGCTGACCGATGGCGACGTCGTGATCACCGGCGGTTATTCGAACAACATTCGGAACACCGCGGGTGTGTGGCGATTCCGGTATCGGTGA
- a CDS encoding DUF2200 domain-containing protein, with the protein MTPRHRIFTTKFASVYPHYVQKAERKQRTKAEVDQIICWLTGYAPAELQQQIDDGTDFETFFAQAPAMHPNAARITGVVCGVRVEDVEDPLMQKIRYLDKLVDELARGKAMSRILR; encoded by the coding sequence ATGACGCCCCGTCACCGTATCTTCACGACCAAGTTCGCCAGCGTCTATCCACACTATGTGCAGAAGGCCGAGCGCAAGCAGCGTACGAAAGCCGAGGTGGATCAGATCATCTGCTGGTTGACGGGCTATGCTCCGGCGGAGCTGCAGCAGCAGATCGATGACGGAACGGACTTCGAGACATTCTTTGCGCAGGCTCCGGCCATGCATCCCAATGCGGCACGCATCACCGGCGTGGTCTGCGGTGTTCGTGTCGAGGATGTGGAAGACCCACTCATGCAGAAGATCCGCTATCTGGACAAGCTGGTCGATGAACTCGCCAGGGGGAAAGCGATGAGCAGGATCCTGCGATAA
- a CDS encoding ligase-associated DNA damage response DEXH box helicase, with product MPNGSPPSPASTGAVERVEHWFATRGWEPFAFQREVWDAYLAGESGLIHAATGTGKTYAAWMGPVIEALAENAKPRRARRRSEAMPLRVLWITPLRALAADTEQALRDPIEALGLPWTVESRTGDTSQARRARQRQQLPTALVTTPESLSLLLCRRDHAALFTDLRCVVVDEWHELLSTKRGAQVELCLARLRALCPHLRTWGLSATLGNLDVAAQTLLGYQGDGAPRPARLVRGVVPKAVEIEALVPETMDRFPWAGHLNTKLLPEVMRRLEQATSAIVFTNTRSQCEIWFQSIIAANPSWFEFTAIHHGSLSRRQREDVEDGLKTGRYRIVVATSSLDLGVDFTPVDMVMQVGSPKGVARLLQRAGRSGHNPGRTSRIVCVPTHAFELVEVSAARDAIAANRIESRDPLDRPLDLLAQHLVTLALGGGFRRDTVLAELRTTRAYRLLTEAELDWVIAFITHGGEALRAYPEYAKVHEVDDTYVVTDRRVALRHVLNIGTIVSDAAIAVKYLSGRRLGTVEESFVSRLSPGDKFIFAGQPLEFVRLRDLVAWVRKAKGMSGAIPRWQGARMPLSTELAAAVRDTLEAARLGVYPSREMEAVRPVLETQAERSVIPRPDELLIERTETRDGHHVFVYPFEGRLVHEGLAALCAYRIAQLGPISFSFSANDYGFELLSPDPAPLEEALEAGLFSTTHLLYDITHSLNAAELARRQFREIARVAGLIFQGYPGQSKSMKQVQASSSLLYDVFTKYDEGNLLVRQAQREVLERQLEASRLGRVLERLSVSTVRLVDVERPTPLAFPLMVDITRARLSTEKLTQRVRRMTVAAEKPTRSGQASVFRIGERVQRLMGGSGASP from the coding sequence ATGCCGAACGGCAGTCCCCCTTCCCCCGCTTCCACGGGCGCTGTCGAGCGCGTGGAGCACTGGTTCGCCACCCGTGGCTGGGAGCCGTTCGCCTTTCAGCGTGAGGTATGGGACGCATACCTGGCCGGCGAGTCGGGCCTCATTCATGCGGCAACAGGAACGGGCAAGACCTACGCGGCCTGGATGGGACCGGTCATCGAAGCGCTGGCGGAGAATGCGAAGCCACGTCGCGCCCGCCGGCGCTCCGAGGCCATGCCGCTCCGTGTACTCTGGATCACACCGCTGCGGGCACTGGCGGCCGACACGGAACAGGCCTTGCGCGATCCCATCGAGGCGCTGGGATTGCCGTGGACCGTGGAATCGCGCACCGGTGATACGAGTCAAGCCCGGCGCGCCAGACAGCGGCAGCAGCTGCCCACGGCGCTGGTCACGACACCGGAATCCCTCTCGTTGCTGCTCTGTCGCCGCGATCACGCGGCATTGTTCACGGACCTCCGATGCGTGGTGGTCGACGAGTGGCATGAACTGCTGTCCACCAAACGTGGTGCGCAGGTCGAATTGTGTCTCGCCCGACTGCGCGCACTCTGTCCACACCTTCGCACCTGGGGCCTTTCGGCGACCCTCGGCAATCTCGACGTGGCTGCACAGACGCTGCTCGGGTACCAGGGTGACGGCGCACCGCGACCCGCCCGTCTCGTGCGCGGTGTCGTGCCCAAGGCCGTCGAAATCGAAGCGCTCGTTCCGGAGACCATGGATCGGTTTCCGTGGGCCGGCCACCTCAATACGAAGTTGCTGCCGGAGGTGATGCGACGCCTCGAACAGGCCACGAGCGCCATCGTGTTCACCAATACCCGCTCGCAGTGCGAAATCTGGTTCCAGAGCATCATCGCGGCGAATCCTTCCTGGTTCGAGTTCACGGCCATCCATCATGGTTCGCTCTCGCGTCGGCAACGGGAGGATGTGGAGGACGGTCTCAAGACGGGTCGGTATCGCATCGTGGTGGCCACCAGTTCACTCGACCTCGGTGTCGACTTCACACCCGTGGACATGGTGATGCAGGTGGGAAGCCCCAAGGGCGTGGCGCGCCTTCTTCAACGTGCCGGACGCTCCGGACACAATCCCGGCCGCACGTCGCGCATCGTGTGCGTTCCCACCCATGCGTTCGAACTGGTGGAAGTGTCGGCGGCGCGCGATGCGATCGCGGCCAACCGTATCGAAAGCCGCGATCCACTCGACCGCCCTCTCGATCTGCTGGCCCAGCATCTGGTGACGCTGGCGTTGGGCGGCGGTTTCCGACGCGATACCGTGCTGGCGGAGCTGCGCACCACCCGCGCCTACCGTCTGCTCACCGAGGCGGAACTCGACTGGGTGATTGCCTTCATCACCCATGGCGGTGAGGCGCTGCGCGCCTATCCGGAGTACGCCAAGGTCCATGAAGTCGACGACACCTATGTGGTGACCGACCGGCGCGTCGCCCTGCGTCATGTGCTCAACATCGGTACCATCGTGAGTGACGCGGCAATCGCCGTGAAGTATCTCTCGGGCCGGAGGCTGGGCACGGTGGAGGAGTCGTTCGTGTCGCGTCTCTCACCGGGCGACAAGTTCATCTTCGCCGGTCAACCGCTGGAATTCGTGCGTCTGCGCGATCTGGTCGCCTGGGTGCGGAAGGCCAAGGGAATGAGTGGTGCGATTCCGCGCTGGCAGGGTGCACGCATGCCGCTCTCCACGGAATTGGCTGCCGCGGTCCGTGACACCCTCGAGGCAGCCCGTCTCGGTGTCTACCCGAGCCGGGAGATGGAGGCCGTCCGACCGGTGCTCGAAACCCAGGCGGAACGGAGCGTGATTCCCCGTCCTGACGAACTGCTCATCGAGCGCACCGAGACCCGGGACGGCCATCATGTGTTCGTCTATCCCTTCGAGGGGCGCCTCGTGCACGAGGGGCTGGCCGCCCTGTGCGCCTATCGGATTGCGCAATTGGGCCCCATCAGCTTCTCGTTCTCGGCGAACGACTATGGTTTCGAGTTGCTGAGTCCAGACCCCGCACCACTCGAAGAGGCGCTGGAAGCCGGCCTCTTCTCGACGACGCACCTGCTGTACGATATCACGCACAGTCTCAACGCAGCCGAATTGGCGCGTCGCCAGTTCCGCGAGATCGCACGCGTAGCGGGGCTCATCTTTCAGGGTTATCCCGGTCAGTCGAAGAGCATGAAACAGGTACAGGCGTCCAGCAGCCTGCTGTACGATGTGTTCACGAAGTACGACGAGGGCAACCTGCTGGTCCGGCAGGCGCAGCGCGAAGTACTGGAGCGGCAACTCGAGGCGAGCCGTCTCGGCCGTGTGCTGGAACGGCTCTCGGTGAGCACGGTGCGGCTGGTGGACGTGGAGCGTCCCACGCCGCTCGCGTTTCCGCTCATGGTGGACATCACGCGCGCCAGGTTGAGCACCGAAAAACTCACCCAGCGGGTGCGCCGTATGACCGTGGCCGCCGAAAAACCCACCCGCAGCGGACAGGCGAGTGTGTTTCGCATCGGAGAGAGGGTACAACGCCTGATGGGTGGCAGCGGAGCATCGCCGTGA
- the pdeM gene encoding ligase-associated DNA damage response endonuclease PdeM produces MTHDGAYGMTGALDIMVVGQPATLLPSRALWLPTLDTLVVADLHWGKAAAFRAAHVPVPMGTTSNDLARLSHAFTSTQAEHLVILGDLLHAREGRHAETLRTIADWRAAHPHVRITLVRGNHDVRAGDPPSILRVHCVDPPYRLGPFVCTHEPLPSTEGYVLSGHLHPSVSMYGRGRQSVRLPAFVFGPDVGVLPAFSSFTGGGMYERNERDRLFVVADEVIALER; encoded by the coding sequence GTGACGCATGACGGCGCATACGGGATGACGGGCGCACTCGACATCATGGTCGTCGGACAACCGGCGACCTTGCTGCCGTCCCGTGCGCTCTGGTTGCCCACACTCGACACCCTCGTAGTGGCCGATCTTCACTGGGGCAAGGCCGCCGCGTTCCGCGCCGCGCATGTTCCGGTGCCCATGGGCACCACGTCGAACGACCTGGCGCGCCTCTCCCATGCATTCACGTCCACGCAGGCCGAACACCTCGTCATACTCGGCGACCTGCTGCACGCGCGTGAGGGCCGGCACGCCGAGACGCTGCGCACCATCGCCGACTGGCGCGCGGCGCATCCGCATGTGCGTATCACGCTGGTGCGGGGCAACCACGATGTGCGCGCCGGCGATCCCCCATCGATCCTGCGTGTGCACTGCGTGGATCCGCCCTACAGGCTGGGGCCGTTCGTGTGCACCCATGAACCACTGCCGAGTACCGAGGGATATGTACTGAGCGGGCACCTGCACCCCTCCGTTTCCATGTACGGACGCGGCAGACAGAGCGTGCGATTGCCGGCATTCGTTTTTGGCCCTGATGTGGGTGTCTTGCCGGCCTTCTCGAGTTTCACCGGCGGTGGCATGTATGAACGGAACGAACGCGATCGGCTGTTCGTCGTGGCGGATGAGGTGATTGCGCTGGAAAGATGA
- a CDS encoding amidohydrolase family protein: MFTLAVIPLVFPRDARAQETALIVRGGWLFTATADTVERNRGLFVKGGKFLVTDGNFRDQDTTRARVITLADDEYVLPGLVDVHAHYNMTLGDNGTRQDEYHYNPLIFLANGVTTTFPAGEYDPKGMMEARQRIDRGLQPGPRIFNSGPYFGTARPDWNQNATTEDIYREVDYWAEQGARGFKAKGISPGHLKPLIDRAHFHGLPVAAHLESGFRNTTNAADAVRMGIDRVEHILGGEALSRDRTAYPSWIHVDTASREFKDIVRLFIQNRVAFDPTITAPVYFSTVDDKPGFDFWVDESQFFTPEVQAWVKRQPPRKPYPLFDSLYLAMLRTTRAFHDAGGIVTMGTDNPSRGQYLAGFSSHRELHALTIAGIAPAAVLRIGTINGARSLGAGDLLGSIERGKLADLFVIRGNPLTDIRNTRHVRLVIKGGAVHEAATLLDQARGKIGFTAPRAASPGPARRPGSR, encoded by the coding sequence TTGTTCACCCTCGCGGTGATCCCGCTCGTCTTCCCCCGTGATGCCCGTGCGCAGGAGACGGCACTCATCGTGCGGGGTGGATGGCTCTTCACGGCCACTGCCGACACCGTGGAACGGAATCGCGGCCTGTTCGTGAAAGGCGGAAAGTTTCTGGTCACGGATGGCAACTTCCGCGACCAGGATACCACACGTGCTCGCGTGATCACTCTGGCCGACGACGAGTATGTCCTGCCCGGACTCGTGGACGTGCACGCGCACTACAACATGACGCTCGGCGACAATGGTACACGACAGGACGAATATCACTACAACCCACTCATCTTCCTGGCCAATGGCGTCACCACCACCTTCCCCGCTGGAGAATATGACCCGAAAGGAATGATGGAGGCCCGCCAGCGGATCGACCGGGGACTTCAGCCCGGCCCTCGCATCTTCAACTCGGGCCCCTATTTCGGAACCGCACGTCCGGACTGGAATCAGAATGCCACCACCGAGGACATCTATCGGGAGGTGGACTACTGGGCCGAACAGGGGGCACGTGGTTTCAAGGCCAAAGGCATCAGCCCCGGGCATCTCAAGCCTCTCATCGATCGCGCCCATTTTCACGGACTTCCCGTGGCGGCCCATCTGGAGTCGGGCTTCCGGAACACCACCAACGCCGCCGATGCCGTACGCATGGGAATCGACCGGGTGGAACACATCCTGGGCGGTGAGGCGCTTTCCCGTGACAGGACAGCCTATCCGTCGTGGATCCACGTGGATACCGCGTCGCGGGAATTCAAGGACATTGTACGACTCTTCATCCAGAACCGTGTCGCCTTCGATCCGACGATCACGGCACCTGTCTATTTCAGCACCGTCGACGACAAGCCGGGTTTCGATTTCTGGGTCGACGAGTCGCAGTTCTTCACCCCCGAAGTGCAGGCCTGGGTGAAGAGACAACCCCCGCGCAAACCATATCCGCTGTTCGACTCACTCTATCTCGCCATGTTGCGTACGACGCGCGCCTTCCATGACGCGGGGGGTATCGTGACGATGGGCACGGACAATCCGAGTCGCGGTCAGTATCTGGCCGGCTTCTCATCGCACCGGGAACTGCATGCGCTCACCATCGCCGGCATCGCACCCGCGGCGGTGTTGCGGATAGGCACCATCAATGGCGCACGTTCACTCGGCGCCGGCGATCTGCTCGGCAGCATAGAACGCGGCAAGCTGGCTGATCTCTTCGTCATCCGCGGCAATCCACTCACCGATATCCGCAACACACGCCACGTGCGGCTGGTGATCAAGGGTGGCGCCGTCCACGAAGCGGCAACTCTGTTGGATCAGGCCAGAGGAAAGATCGGTTTCACCGCCCCGCGTGCCGCATCTCCCGGCCCGGCCCGACGCCCTGGCTCCCGATAG
- a CDS encoding M20/M25/M40 family metallo-hydrolase — translation MIQNVTARLDFESYKGIIKGLAQFGDREQGTERNARAVDWIETQLRNWGYTTERVKYNYTPRGGGAPEPREQVFATKIGRTIPGEMYIIGGHMDGRGGGEAVNDDASGTAVVMEIARILASSDIQTARSVRFALWNNEETGLDGARAYVEQRAKRQGIEEPVGSGRYPEPRWLGMIQHDMMMWDHGNPVQASQALDADVDIEFQLNSKQAAGSAQLALALLNANRLFATDYPAVMSNAMSNTDSAPFMDLVPAVSLRENRRLYETGRRANPHWHRPTDLFVTFSDADFLLGFNATQTTMGAIARLVDARIVK, via the coding sequence ATGATACAGAACGTCACGGCACGACTGGACTTCGAGAGCTACAAGGGGATCATCAAGGGATTGGCACAGTTCGGCGATCGTGAACAGGGCACGGAGCGGAATGCACGGGCGGTGGACTGGATCGAGACCCAACTCCGGAACTGGGGATACACCACGGAGCGTGTGAAGTACAACTACACGCCGCGTGGTGGAGGCGCACCGGAACCGCGCGAGCAGGTCTTTGCCACCAAGATCGGTCGCACGATACCGGGCGAGATGTACATCATCGGCGGCCACATGGATGGAAGAGGTGGCGGAGAAGCGGTCAACGACGACGCTTCCGGCACTGCCGTGGTCATGGAGATCGCACGCATCCTGGCGTCGTCCGATATCCAGACCGCACGCTCTGTTCGGTTCGCGCTCTGGAACAACGAGGAGACGGGGCTGGACGGTGCGCGGGCATATGTGGAGCAACGTGCGAAGCGTCAGGGCATCGAGGAGCCGGTCGGGTCCGGTCGCTATCCGGAACCCAGGTGGCTCGGCATGATCCAGCACGACATGATGATGTGGGATCATGGCAATCCGGTGCAGGCGTCCCAGGCACTCGACGCCGATGTCGACATCGAATTCCAGCTGAACTCGAAGCAGGCCGCTGGCTCGGCGCAGTTGGCGCTGGCCCTTCTCAATGCGAATCGCCTGTTCGCCACCGACTATCCGGCGGTGATGAGCAATGCGATGAGCAACACGGACTCCGCACCCTTCATGGATCTCGTGCCCGCGGTGAGTCTTCGTGAGAATCGCCGACTCTATGAAACGGGACGGCGCGCGAATCCTCACTGGCATCGTCCGACGGATCTTTTTGTCACCTTTTCCGACGCGGACTTTCTTCTGGGCTTCAACGCCACCCAGACCACGATGGGGGCCATTGCGAGGTTGGTGGACGCACGCATTGTGAAGTAA
- a CDS encoding RagB/SusD family nutrient uptake outer membrane protein: MVTRTHEVRRTEVVPGRSKSSGRRSLNVAMGVLFAWLAACKGLMEVENPGRVAESDLANPALAPTLVNSALGQFECAYTQYVATAGIMANEYVNASSWLDINGWGWRGIELNTIVGSCPTSRTATGLGAYTPLQQARYMNENAILRLEAFPEDQVQKKEEKLAMLSAYAGYSYVLLGEGYCEMAVDQSPIMSPQEVLAVAEKKFDAALTFAERAGRNDLRLLAMAGRARTRLDRGNLAGAASDAEQIPAGFVWNAEYSTSEGRRENRIYNVNRRSRFLSVETTRNTGLMAGGAPDPRIGMTSAGAKGHDGVTDHYYQTKYPAADSPIPMASWREAQLIIAEAKPADAVAAINRLRASQNIPAVTATESANITALVIEERRRQLFSEGHRLNDMLRHKIPFPTGVNHKGQAWGTMTCMPLPEQERRNNPNIGS, encoded by the coding sequence ATGGTTACGAGAACGCATGAGGTGCGTCGCACCGAGGTCGTCCCCGGCCGCAGCAAGTCGTCGGGCAGACGGAGTCTGAACGTCGCGATGGGTGTGCTGTTCGCTTGGCTCGCGGCGTGCAAAGGGCTGATGGAGGTGGAGAATCCGGGTCGGGTGGCCGAATCGGATCTGGCCAACCCGGCACTCGCACCAACCCTGGTCAACAGTGCTCTTGGTCAGTTCGAGTGTGCCTACACGCAGTACGTCGCCACGGCGGGAATCATGGCGAACGAATACGTGAACGCATCGAGCTGGCTCGACATCAACGGCTGGGGATGGCGCGGTATCGAGCTGAATACCATCGTCGGCAGCTGCCCCACGAGCCGCACGGCCACCGGTCTGGGCGCGTACACGCCGCTGCAACAGGCTCGCTACATGAACGAGAATGCGATCCTGCGTCTGGAGGCGTTCCCTGAGGATCAGGTGCAGAAGAAGGAAGAGAAGCTTGCCATGCTGTCGGCATATGCGGGCTACTCGTATGTCCTGCTGGGCGAAGGGTACTGTGAGATGGCCGTGGATCAGAGTCCGATCATGTCGCCGCAGGAAGTGCTCGCCGTGGCCGAGAAGAAATTCGATGCGGCGTTGACGTTCGCCGAACGGGCAGGACGAAACGATCTCCGACTGCTGGCGATGGCCGGACGGGCGCGCACACGTCTGGACCGCGGAAACCTTGCTGGTGCCGCTTCGGATGCCGAGCAGATCCCCGCCGGTTTCGTGTGGAACGCCGAATACTCCACGTCGGAAGGACGACGGGAGAATCGCATCTACAACGTGAATCGTCGCAGTCGCTTTCTCTCCGTCGAAACCACCCGCAACACCGGTCTCATGGCGGGGGGCGCTCCCGATCCCCGGATCGGCATGACCAGCGCCGGAGCCAAGGGGCATGACGGGGTGACGGATCACTACTACCAGACCAAGTATCCCGCCGCCGATTCACCCATCCCGATGGCGTCGTGGCGTGAAGCGCAGCTCATCATCGCGGAGGCCAAACCCGCCGATGCGGTCGCCGCCATCAATCGCCTGCGTGCGAGTCAGAACATTCCGGCGGTGACGGCCACGGAATCGGCGAACATCACGGCGCTCGTCATCGAGGAACGCCGTCGCCAGTTGTTCAGTGAAGGGCACCGTCTGAACGACATGCTGCGCCACAAGATTCCGTTCCCAACGGGTGTGAATCACAAGGGACAGGCATGGGGCACCATGACCTGCATGCCTCTGCCGGAGCAGGAACGCAGGAACAACCCCAACATCGGGAGCTGA